Proteins encoded in a region of the Megalops cyprinoides isolate fMegCyp1 chromosome 3, fMegCyp1.pri, whole genome shotgun sequence genome:
- the LOC118775627 gene encoding beta-galactosidase-1-like protein 2 → MVVFRIRKTHRRQYGILCFTIAGLIIYHYIRMEPGLRKMSRREGLNASSSLFTLDGEEFRILGGSIHYFRVPRAYWKDRLMKMKSCGLNTLTTYVPWNLHEPERGVFNFKRELDLEAYINLAAEVGLWVILRPGPYICSEWDLGGLPSWLLRDENMKLRTTYPGFTEAVNSFFDKLIPKIVPLQFKRGGPIIALQVENEYGSYAKDINYMPFIKEALQSRGIDELLLTSDNHDGLKLGGVNGALKTINLQKLNTESLKYLDAVQPHSPKMVMEYWTGWFDAWGDLHHLFPAEDMVAVVRKILKQGMSINLYMFHGGTNFGFVSGALATPSYKALITSYDYDAPLSESGDYTPKYHLLKDLFNRYHTEKLPEMPPLRWREAYEAAIMYQHLSLWDALQFTGEPFRSVTPVNMENLPVNNGNGQSYGYTLYETTITSGGILNSGNNVRDRALVFVDKSFIGVFKYKSLELAVPDGKGQRTLSLLVENCGRVHYGKNLDDQRKGLVGDIVLNNIPLRDFTIYSLEMKPSFIESLFSAPWKYLPAMPTLPGFFQGRIFVDGYPSDTFVKLPGWNKGVVFINGQNLGRYWAIGPQQALYLPGPWLNSGINQVIVFEEQEADGKIHFEESPDLGMSVDIQ, encoded by the exons ATGGTTGTGTTCAGAATAAGGAAAACTCACAGAAGACAATATGGCATTCTATGTTTCACTATCGCTGGGCTTATTATATATCACTATATCAG AATGGAGCCAGGATTGAGGAAAATGAGCAGGAGAGAAGGGCTAAATGCCAGCTCCTCCCTGTTCACTCTGGACGGAGAGGAGTTCCGAATACTGGGGGGGTCCATCCATTACTTCCGCGTCCCCAGAGCTTACTGGAAGGACCGCCTAATGAAGATGAAGTCCTGTGGGCTAAACACTCTCACCAC CTATGTCCCTTGGAATCTACATGAACCTGAGAGAGGCgttttcaatttcaaaaggGAGCTGGATTTAGA AGCTTACATCAACCTGGCGGCTGAGGTGGGACTCTGGGTTATACTGCGTCCCGGGCCATACATCTGCTCTGAATGGGACCTGGGAGGGCTGCCAAG TTGGCTGTTGCGTGATGAAAATATGAAGCTGAGAACAACCTATCCAGGATTCACAGAGGCAGTCAACTCTTTCTTTGACAAACTCATTCCAAAAATTGTTCCTCTACAG TTTAAGAGAGGAGGCCCCATCATTGCACTACAAGTGGAAAATGAGTATGGCTCCTATGCAAAGGATATTAATTACATGCCTTTCATCAAAGAG GCTCTGCAATCTCGTGGAATTGACGAGCTGCTTCTGACATCGGATAACCATGACGGATTGAAGCTTGGTGGTGTGAATGGAG CCCTCAAAACCATCAATCTACAGAAACTGAATACTGAAAGCCTGAAATATCTGGATGCTGTTCAG CCTCACAGCCCTAAGATGGTGATGGAGTATTGGACTGGGTGGTTTGATGCCTGGGGTGACCTTCACCATCTCTTTCCTGCAGAGG ACATGGTTGCTGTTGTGAGGAAGATTCTTAAACAGGGAATGTCCATCAACCTGTACATGTTTCATGGAGGGACAAACTTTGGCTTCGTGAGCGGAGCTCTGGCAACCCCCTCATACAAGGCTTTGATCACAAGCTACG ATTATGATGCCCCATTATCTGAGTCTGGGGACTACACCCCAAAGTACCATCTTTTGAAGGATTTATTTAACCGGTATCACA cTGAGAAGCTCCCTGAGATGCCTCCTCTCCGCTGGAGGGAAGCGTACGAGGCAGCAATCATGTATCaacacctctctctgtgggaTGCATTGCAGTTCACCGGAGAG CCTTTCAGATCAGTGACACCTGTCAATATGGAGAACCTCCCTGTGAACAATGGCAATGGCCAGTCTTATGGATACACTCTATATGAGACTACCATCACCAGTGGAGGGATTCTGAACTCTGGTAATAACGTGCGTGACAGAGCCTTG GTGTTTGTGGACAAAAGTTTCATTGGTGTTTTTAAGTATAAGAGCCTGGAGCTTGCGGTGCCTGATGGGAAG GGCCAACGAACACTGAGTTTGCTCGTAGAGAACTGTGGTAGGGTACACTATGGGAAAAACTTAGATGACCAGCGTAAAG GTCTGGTAGGTGACATTGTGTTGAACAATATCCCATTAAGAGACTTCACAATTTACAGCCTAGAAATGAAGCCCAGTTTTATAGAAAG CCTGTTTTCTGCACCTTGGAAATACCTCCCAGCCATGCCCACCTTACCAGGATTCTTTCAGGGCAGGATTTTTGTTGATGGCTATCCTAGCGACACCTTTGTCAAGCTGCCG GGTTGGAACAAAGGAGTAGTGTTTATAAATGGTCAAAATCTTGGACGTTACTGGGCCATTGGACCTCAGCAAGCCCTCTACCTCCCAGGACCATGGCTCAACAGTGGAATAAACCAG GTCATCGTGTTTGAAGAACAGGAAGCAGACGGTAAAATCCATTTTGAAGAGTCTCCAGATCTGGGAATGAGCGTTGacattcagtaa